GCACTAACCTCTCTACCTTTGCACTATAAAACACACAAAACTCTTAAACAAATAAACAACTCATCTAATTCTATTACATTTAAGTTTATTCTAACAAAACCCTCCCGAAAATTTAATggttatgtttttcttctttatttcctACATCCCGACTTTTCCATGTGCATCACTCAGATCGAGCTTACTCCTTTCACTAACAATAAGGTTCCTTACTTTTTTCATGGCCGACTTGTTTTTCATTGTGGCCATCTTGTTTTTCCTATTGGTTGACTTCTCAATAACTTTGATCAACTTGTTCTTGATCTTAACCGTCTTCTTATTAACCATGGCCAATTGACCATGGTCATCTTCTTCTTAGCTTGGTTCCTCTTTacatcttcatctttatctttcttatTCGCTGAGATCTTTTTCATGCTAGTGACAAACATGTGGCTCAAATTCCCAATCAATCTCTGATCGCAGCACGTTGTGTTCCTTCGTCGTTTCTTTTAGTTGTTTCGTCGTCTCTTCCTTCTCGCGAATGACATCATCTCACAGACAGCCAAACTCATTTCATTTCTTTATAGCCACATGAGAAAAATTCCTCAATGGGTTGAATGAAACCTATAATTTCAACTTCGTATATTCTGTGGCAACACGTGCTTGACACTCTGCAAGAACTTTCTGGTGTTTCTCGTTTTTCTTTGGTTTAAAATCACTGGATGCTTCCTCCTCCTTAGTAGTGCATAAAAGACGAATAATATAATGTGTTCCCAAATCTTCCTTTTCCCCGTTTTTCTCCTCAGGAGCATctcttcatcatcatcgtcatcattaTTGTCATCTTCATCGTCATTCGTCCTCATCATCCTCCTCGTCTTCATTGTCTTCAGCATCGTCTACTTCATCCTCATTGTTATACTCTTTATCATCCTCCCTCAAAAACATGATCTCATTCTCCTCCACTTGCTTGCTCAATTTCTCCTTGACCTTCATCTTTCAATCCATAAACCTAAGCATATTTGCCACACAATTTCCAAATTCTTTGCTCACCAGGCTTACCTCAAACTCCACCGAACTCTCTACATTCTCCTCCGAGCTATGTAGACACCACACCAAGCTAAGAAAATTGGTCCCATGCTCCACCGAGTTACTTGGGCTCAACACTAAGCTACCAACATGCTCTACCGAGATCTCCACTACGTTCTTTGTCGAGCTTTCTACACGTTCTTATAAGCTCTCTATCAAACTCGCTACCAAGCTCTCTGTTGAGCTCTTTACTGATCTCTTCAACAAGCTTTGCTCTGATTTCTTCACTTAGCTCTCTGTATGCTCGTCCAACTTATGTGAGCTATCCAAGTACTCAATTGTTTTGTCAAGTTCACCGCACTACTCAATTGTTTTGTCAAGTTCACCGCACTACTCGACAATCTTATTGAGTTCTTCTTGCCCCTCGAGCTTGTCATATGCTTCTTCGATCTCTCAATGCACAATGTCTGCCTATCCAAATGCCTCACAAATCTATCAGTGTGTCTTGTCGTTTTGTCCATGCTACTCGACTATCTTGTTTAGTTCTTTTTTATGTTCGGTTGTATTGCTGAGTTCTTCATATGCTTCACTTCATTGTCTAGTATATCTGCATATCTTACCATCCTCTCCAACCTACTCCATTGTCCAGTTGACCTctatttgttattaaaaaacaCGCCAAATTCTCCTTATGCTCGACCCATGAGGTACGTGTCATCAACAATATTCACGCTTCTTCTACAACTTGTTATGTGAGGTTGATTGTTTAATCCTTTCCATTATCAGATCGACACTCTCTTGCAAAATGTCCAACCTTACCACAATTACCACATTTAAAGCACTCCATCCCTGAGCTGTGTGACTGAGCTCCCCGAAAACACAATAACGAcctcaaataatcaattatcacttatgataatcgattatcattggcAGTTGAAAGATGTCTTTTTAGTTTCTGACCTTTCACGAAGCTTAGGCTATAAATAGTGTTTTCCACAACTCTTAGAAGACAACTTttcatttgagagtattagagctatGTGCCTAAGGGAAACTCTCTGTGTATGAAAAGAAAACTAATccatttgagaatacagaaAAAGTtttgaggaagttctcaagtgttaATGTACTCTAATCAagtcttgtgaaaaggagaagcttcCGCTTAGTGGGCCTAAAGTCGAagcagttctcttcaagttgattgagcaggttcttccgttTGTGTGTCGAAGAAAGGGGTTCTCTACCTTTTATCATTTGTATTAATCTATTTGTAATACTGAAAcgatattttagtgaaaaaggttaatcattgtttataattaacaactagacgtagaatcttttaATTCGAAAcaggataaaatcatttgtgttgattttctttgaCTCTACACTTTTAGCACttaaactgtttgataaaagttcttgaagagaataaaaaattttaaaagaaccaattcacctcTCCCTTCTTGGTTCTTTTGGGTCTAAAGTCGAAGTAGTTCTCTTCAAGCTGATtgagcaggttcttccgttTGTGTGTCGAAGAAAGGGGTTCTCTACCTTTTATCATTTGTATTAATCTATTTGTAATActgaaacaatattttagtgaaaaaggttaatcactgtTTATAATTAACGActagacgtagaatcttttaattcgaaccaggataaaatcatttgtgttgattttctttgaCTCTACACTTTTAGCACttaaactgtttgataaaagttcttaaagagaataaaaaattttaaaagaaccaattcacctcTCCCTTCTTGGTTCTTGACCATAACACGCTCTTTAAATCCTTTCCACTACGCGATACCAATctcaacaattggtatcagagcttggtttgataatgtttcaaatttttaaaaaagggTGGACATAACCAAATGTATGCAGAGAGTACTTCAATTGatagacctcctttgtttaTAAGGGTAAATTATGCTCTTtagaaaataagaatgcaaatttttttgGAGTCTATTGATAGACGTATTTAGGAAGTTGTTTTGAATGCACCTTTTGTTCCCACTATTATTGTAAATGATATGCAggtagaaaaatcatatttgcAATGGTTTGCTGAAGAAAACAAAACGAGctaaatttgatataaaagctcgtaatataaTATCCTTTGCTTTGGTATTAGATGAATTTTATAGGATTTTAGTGTGCAAAACGGCTCAGGAGATGTGGGATGTTCTTTAAGTAACCCATGAAGAAACTGACGATGTGGAGTGTGCTAGGAAGAACACCTTGATAcaagagtatgagatgttcaggatgCAACAGGGTGAAACCATCGCTGATGTGAAAAACGCTACACACATATCGTCAACCATCTTTTTGGTTTAGGCAAGAAATTTGACACTGAggaattaaatgttaaaattctgaaatctttatACGtgcactacaaaaaagaagggcattaccgaaggccagaagccctcggaaacagcccaaaaccgtcggtaaaaggtaattaccgaaggcttatcgacggccaaagagccctcggtaaatcctttgtcgctaacatttaccgagggcttttgcccttcggtaattaccgagggccaaaagccttcggtaattaccgagggccaaaagccctcggtaattaccgaagggcaaaagccttcggtaattttcaaaggacaaaagccttcggtaatttccgaagggcgaaTTTTCTGCTGTCCAGTAACCAATTATGATGCAGTTTATGATCTGCTTTGGTGCTAATTTcatgtgattttttattactctCCTGCATTGTGGTGCAgtttatgaaatttttcatGACATCAAGTCAAACTAACCACTGATATTTCTATTGGAGAAGGATAATTGAAAAGgagatatcaaattatattGCATAATATGTTTGTAGTCTTTTACATAAGATACTTGCTGCCACAACACTATAACACTACAAGTTTTCACATCTCAGTACataggaaaaaaatttaaattctaagaGCAAATATAAACgataactaataataaagaCTATCCAAGTTGAAGCGGCATGATGAAGCAGACTTTGATCAAGGTGCCACACACCTGCAAACCATAAAGTATAAATGTAAGTAGAAGTCATAGGTATTGGGAGAAAATTACCATATTGCTGGAAATGTACATGGCTCATTGAATGATTTTCACGGCTGGAAATAAAATGCACAAGCTTACCATTTAAGTTTTTGAACAAAGCCTTTTGTTGCTTCTTTGCTGGAAGGGGAAAAGAGTACTGTGTTTCTCTTTAGAATAGAGCTTGGAGGATGGAACGTTTGGCACCTAGCaatcaaattcttttatttacaaaagagaaatcaattataaaatggGAAAGAAGTGCACGGTTACCTCCAAGATGTAGCACCAAACACATTAAACAAAATTGGGGCAACCACATTTTTGTTGTCTGGAACGTGGTTTTCAtttgtgaaaaacaaaaaacaaatggaCTTGAAGCCACATAAGAAGAGTAGCCACGGCAATATAGATAGCCAACACAAAAGGACAAAATACAAGGTCAATTGAAATTAAAGGAGGGGACCACATTGAAAGCTTATGTCCATACGTGATTTTCCTTTCCACACATCATAAACTTTTATTCTTTGATTGATAAGTCCTGGGTAATGTCCAGCAAGGGTCATGGAAAAGTCTAGCCACCTAAAAGAGGAGTTTGGCAATTAGTGGAGGCAACACGTACAAAGAGAGGGCACActccttttcttcctctttgttttaaatattgttttggaTTTATGGGAGAAAAATAGTGTGGCACACTTGCTTTTCTCGGAGGAACCCCCTTCCCCTTTAGGAGCTGATGTCCGTCCAACACTACCCATAAGAAAGAAGCTCATGGCCATGATAGCAGCTTAGAATGGAGGCAGCTTCAAGCATTTTGGAGCAGCTAAGTTTGAAGAAGAAGCGTTCCAGCAGCAGCCACCTTGGATGAGAATAAATGAAGTGTTGCAGATGAAGGGAAGCTCACGGTTTTCTCCATTCATTTTGGCTTGCATCTTGCCTTGCATCACAGAATAACAGAGAAGGGGTCACCACTTGATAGCTCACGGCTGCACACTTGGGAGAAGCACATTACAATTTCTTTTAGAAGTCCAAGGTGCAGCATGTTAGAGTTTGTAGAAGCTGGAAGAAGTTCAAGGCTAGAAGCACGTGAAGCAGAGAATGATGCACAACAGTAGTGAAGCCAAAGAGGCTTGAAGAGAAGAGAGGTCTTGCCACCACTCACGGTTTTTACTTAATGGCTTGGCAAAAGTTCATGACCATTTGGAGACAATTGCCACGTAAGGGAGCAGCAGATTTGGAGTGACATCCAGCTTACATTCCACCTTGCAACTCATTGATTTCATCAATTaacaagtgaaaaaaataagcTGCCACATTTGCACCGCACCTCACGGTTTTCTCAACAACattattatttggaagataGCAAGTTACACGGCCCCATATGACAATTCTCTTGGCAAGCATAAACCAAAGCATTTGGAATAACAAGAGGGGCCACGTAGAAATGAAGGAGCCACGTCCAGCCTTTGTGAAGAAGCAATGTCCAGTAAAGAAGAGAGTGACCACCCTTTCACGGTGATGGAGCTTACAAAATCCAGCAGCTTGGAGTTGGAACAGCTGCAGCCACCACTTGCCACTTATTTTGAAGAGTAACCGTTGAGAAGCATACAACAACCGAGAGGGGCTggaacaatttatttttcaacaagACAAAAGGTGGAGATTTGTTTCACGGTGGAAACATTGGAGTCCAGCAAAGAGAAGCAGCCGTGGAAGAGAAGAATGGTGTGCAACGGATTGCAGTGGGAAGTGGGCAAGTGGCAATATCTTGGCAAGAAGCAGCAGAAGAAGATTCACGGGTCTAGCAAAGAAGAGTGTACACGgcaaattgaagaagaagacaaacaaTGGGAGCCCACCTATTTCTTTGGCAATACTAGGAGGTGAAGAAAGTCATCCAGCTACACTATTccagtaaaaaaaatgtttgtttgcACGGACTGAACAACAAATCCATACATGTTATTCTAATTCTATCAAAAACTGAATTCATTATGTTACACACCAGTTTCAATAGTGTTAACGCACATGCTAATCATAAAATCCAAACTGTTACACACCAGTTACAGTgccacaaaaacaaaaaaggctTCAGAATCATGAAACAAATGCTACAATATCAATTAAGAATCAAGTCTCTCAAACAACAAGTGGATCACAAAATTAAAGCATTGATACATcgattactattttaatttcaattgaaGAAGGGATCTTCACTCAATGAAGGAAAGACTAAAAATACGTACTGCTTGAGTATCAAAATAGAGCACGCTCATTTTGAAGGCCAAACTACAAGTGGCCAAAGACCTAGCCGACGCGGAGATTCCGACAATGCCGAGAACAAGACCGCGACAGCGGCGCATCCCACGGCAGAGAGGTTGGACGAAGCCGAGCCAGCCGGAGGCGGAGAGCGTGTGGCGGGAGAGGAGGTGCGTGCGGCGGAGGAGGCCGAGGAAGAGCCCCATGACGGTGTCTGCGATCTCCTCGGTGCGCGAGGTGTCGACGTGGACAACGCGAAGGCCGAGGTCAGCGGCAAGGGCGGAGTGGACGGCGCGGTCGGCAGAGTCAACGGTGCGGTCGGCGGAGCCGAGGCAGATGATGAGGTGGTAGGAACGGAGGCGGCTCTGGGTGGCGCGGGAGGTAGGCGAGGGAGTGCGGGAGAGTTTTAACGAAGACAAAATTTGGGAGAATGGGAGAGAAAAATCCCAAATTCGAATTTCATAAGTCGAACACCAATACCGAAGGTTAAAGTCCTTTGGTAATCACTACACCAATACCGACGGTCAAAAGCCTTCGATAAATCAattttaccgaaggccaaaaggcCGTCGAAAATATACCTTCGGTAATTAACCATTTTCTTGTAGTGGTGGCAACCAAAGGTTACTGCGATAATTGAGTCCATGTCTATGGTtgtgctttttggaaagttgagagagcatgagcTCGAGTTGAATAGACTAAGTGCTGAGGAAGAccaaggaaagaagaaaacattgaCTTTCAAATATGAACTTTCAAAAAGTACGAGTTGAGAAAAGGATGAGGAATCTGAAGATGGAGAGTTAGACGATGAAAATATGGTTCACATGTTTAGAAAATTCAACAAGTTCATGAAATCTAGAGGAAAGGAACAAATTAAAAAGGactggaagaagaaacaaagatcttcttcaaattacaggtgttatggttgcggagaaaaaaAGACACTTTAATGCGGATTGTCCAAACATCaaaaagggtgaagaaaagaagtttttcaagaaaaagagCTTACATTGTTtggaaagataatgcatcaagtacctctagttcaagtgattctgttgaagaagCAAACTTGTGTATGACAGTTAATATTGATGACAGTGCAAGCCAAAGTAAATTATTCTAGTTCTGAAACTTCTAAAATTGACTTGCAACAAAAATTTTCTTGATTTTGCTAAATGAATCTAAAAATTTGAATGCTGCTcatattactaaaatattttcataatcttcaatttttatcaattaaattattttttaatttatcacatatctatattataataattttcacatattttacttttttaaattcatttttactCAATcctaaatttcttaaaaaaaataataattaactgATTCTCAAATCCTTTCGATCTATCCATTCTCTCACACACCAACTTCCAATAgattatttaacttaaaaaacattttaatttttatttcttcgtTTGATGTGACACCTTTGAAAAATGAaccattttgaaaaattattgtaaatGATCTATTTTACTAAGAAAACACATCCGTACCCCGTGGATCTGGCTGTGGTGAAGAAGGTGATGAGCATCGCCGATGGAAACTTCGTGATCACCGACGTTAACGGCAACGTGGCCTTCAAAGTCCAGGGCTCCCTCATGACCCTCCGTGACCGCCGTGTCCTCCTCGACGCCGCCAGCCACCCCCTCGTGACCCTCCGCCGCAAGGTTTTTCAttcttcctttctcttcttccctcCCATCACATCACATATTCCTTTCAATTATTGGGTTAAAGTTTATACTCAGTGAAAGTTAATCACACACAGTCTTCTAAGATCTAggtttcattatattttaaaaggtattttttaaaaagaaagacactcatttaatatattatataaagcgaaattctaaatattaaatatgattaaaaaattagaataaatatgTGGTATGCTAGTGAGGTAAAATTGTTACGGTAAATTTTGCAAGGTGAAAGAATGTATAGAATGgttaaataaagttataaaaatatagtttatgcTGTTTAAGTGGGTTTATCCAATTATAAAAGTTGGTgaaaaatggtgttgttgaTGCAGATGATGACAGCACATGATCGGTGGCAAGCTTTCAGAGGGGAAAGCACAGACGCCAAAGATCTAATATTTTCTCTGAAGCGATCGTCCCTTATTCAGTTTAAGACGAAATTGGATGTGTTTTTGGCTAATAACACCAGAGAAGATATTTGTGACTTTAAGGTCAAAGGTAGCTGGTTTGAACGGTCCTGCGCTGTTTATGCTGGTGAATCTAACAATATCGTTGCCCAGGTAAAACTTTTCTCATTAAATATCCAAATccatattcttttattaattagttgcacataaattaattttttcaatactattttaatcataagtATTGGTAACTGAAAATGTTTTG
This sequence is a window from Vigna angularis cultivar LongXiaoDou No.4 chromosome 2, ASM1680809v1, whole genome shotgun sequence. Protein-coding genes within it:
- the LOC108328321 gene encoding LOW QUALITY PROTEIN: protein LURP-one-related 15-like (The sequence of the model RefSeq protein was modified relative to this genomic sequence to represent the inferred CDS: inserted 1 base in 1 codon) yields the protein MIYFTKKTHPYPVDLAVVKKVMSIADGNFVITDVNGNVAFKVQGSLMTLRDRRVLLDAASHPLVTLRRKMMTAHDRWQAFRGESTDAKDLIFSLKRSSLIQFKTKLDVFLANNTREDICDFKVKGSWFERSCAVYAGESNNIVAQMHKKHTVQSILIGKDHFMVTIYPNIDYAFIVAIIVXLDEINDDAREE